One Streptomyces sp. P9-A2 DNA window includes the following coding sequences:
- a CDS encoding TIGR02677 family protein — protein sequence MTSETSRTPEASQRSGPVPADYAPFAHLTVPNAPLYRQVMRAFLTAKERFAVHLRPEDVYAALDAGRRPADVEAVTQALDKLVEWGNLRADPDHARVTAVEDFYRRRFIYQLTRAGEAAEAALGTYDEALGRRGELQAVALHDIVTQLRALLVIAAEDEPDPAKAYVALSVLTARFTDLADNARAFMGSLQRTIDLHDIEVEAFLAYKDRLIQYLERFIQDLITLGGRIALLIGELEEQGRVKPLLSLAAAREAADAAPEDAEHAEAVAYEKWAARWSGLAQWFVSGEGRDSQARLLRGRALGSIPQLLAVVRQLNERRAGRSDRSADFRTLARWFAQAPDDAARHRLWRVAFGLHSSRHLTVDADTLAERAASPEPASTPWGEARPLRISPQLRRTGSYERRGKPRKVADRSEAKRRLAELAARQTEETRRARDRLVTGGLVRLSRLDALDPLAFQLFLRLLGDALATWRPGTTTTAATSGDGSMEIRLTALDDGATAEVRTTDGVFSGPDHLIDIIDLTAGEDGSGGPGTSEGHFPAPVDPSPPTAMSTHMPQPAPGQGVLLQSSGAAQNRMENR from the coding sequence ATGACCTCCGAGACCTCCCGGACGCCCGAAGCCTCCCAGCGCTCCGGCCCCGTCCCCGCCGACTACGCCCCCTTCGCCCACCTCACCGTCCCCAACGCTCCCCTCTACCGCCAGGTGATGCGCGCGTTCCTCACCGCCAAGGAGCGGTTCGCGGTGCATCTGCGGCCGGAGGACGTGTACGCCGCCCTGGACGCGGGGAGGCGGCCCGCCGACGTCGAGGCGGTGACGCAGGCGTTGGACAAGCTCGTGGAGTGGGGCAATCTGCGGGCCGATCCGGACCACGCGCGGGTGACGGCGGTCGAGGACTTCTACCGCAGGCGCTTCATCTACCAGCTCACCCGGGCCGGTGAGGCGGCCGAGGCCGCGCTGGGGACGTACGACGAGGCGCTGGGGCGGCGCGGGGAGCTCCAGGCGGTCGCGCTGCACGACATCGTCACGCAGTTGCGGGCGCTGCTGGTGATCGCCGCGGAGGACGAGCCCGACCCGGCCAAGGCGTACGTCGCCCTGTCCGTGCTGACGGCGCGGTTCACCGACCTCGCGGACAACGCCCGTGCCTTCATGGGCTCGCTGCAGCGGACGATCGACCTGCACGACATCGAGGTCGAGGCGTTCCTCGCCTACAAGGACCGGCTGATCCAGTACCTGGAGCGGTTCATCCAGGACCTCATCACCCTCGGCGGGCGGATCGCCCTGCTGATCGGGGAGCTGGAGGAGCAGGGGAGGGTGAAGCCGCTCCTGTCGCTCGCCGCCGCCCGTGAGGCCGCCGACGCCGCTCCCGAGGACGCCGAGCACGCGGAGGCCGTGGCGTACGAGAAGTGGGCCGCCCGGTGGTCGGGGCTCGCGCAGTGGTTCGTGTCGGGGGAGGGGCGGGATTCGCAGGCCAGGCTGCTGCGCGGGCGGGCGCTCGGGTCGATTCCGCAGCTCCTGGCGGTGGTACGGCAGCTGAACGAGCGGCGGGCCGGGCGGTCGGACCGCTCGGCCGACTTCCGTACGCTGGCGCGCTGGTTCGCCCAGGCGCCGGACGACGCGGCGCGGCACCGGCTGTGGCGGGTGGCGTTCGGGCTGCACTCCTCCCGGCACCTCACCGTCGACGCCGACACCCTCGCCGAGCGGGCGGCCTCGCCGGAGCCGGCCTCGACGCCGTGGGGCGAGGCACGACCGCTGCGGATCAGCCCCCAGCTGCGCCGTACCGGCAGCTACGAACGACGCGGCAAACCGCGCAAGGTGGCGGACCGGAGCGAGGCGAAGCGCAGGCTCGCCGAGCTCGCCGCCCGGCAGACGGAGGAGACCCGGCGGGCACGGGACAGGCTCGTGACGGGCGGGCTGGTGCGGCTGTCCCGGCTCGACGCACTCGACCCGCTCGCCTTCCAGTTGTTCCTGCGGCTGCTCGGCGACGCGCTCGCCACCTGGCGGCCGGGCACGACCACCACCGCGGCCACCAGCGGGGACGGCTCCATGGAGATCCGGCTGACCGCCCTCGACGATGGGGCAACAGCTGAAGTCCGCACAACTGATGGGGTGTTCAGCGGACCCGACCACCTGATCGACATCATCGACCTCACGGCGGGGGAAGACGGGAGCGGCGGACCCGGTACGTCCGAAGGGCACTTCCCTGCCCCGGTAGATCCGAGTCCGCCGACAGCCATGTCCACACACATGCCCCAGCCCGCCCCCGGACAGGGCGTCCTCCTCCAGTCCTCCGGGGCCGCCCAAAACCGTATGGAGAACCGATGA
- a CDS encoding tetratricopeptide repeat protein: MHPVPEGTRHPARQGRWNHSAELALEQFQEAAGIATALDDPVYRGNALLGAAECAQWLDERARAEQHGKEAYAAFSAVRSALGQGNAAQRLAGWMHRWGRHAEAWEWLAPALTAFQQDGNPTGLVNVYSLRGDLYLDDQRFDEAAEKYDKALELATSAGLPRARAHAAQDLARTARGRGNWPEAVELFTRSLERYRELGDLLGVSHAMSKLAEAQEECGSVEDALRTWREAVVEVESYRADHQEERFQEEYRRRFRDVYGESLSAAEKHHSPETFAVVADFLAGRRLAGLLEANSSAMAGDELDQLQDLLARADRRLLAHRRSTRSDEDRFGDERRESRIRRLGAFEFRQGAEPRAGKSLDDLLAAVYLPPADEGGALLEALPHGCHALQILLDPVDGDLVRWSWSAPGGRSSMGSSRLTPTALDLLSVLRSGDRAAERLALTVDDLRPLSALLPPRLITALAASGPQDLLIVPTGELWAVPWGALPLEDGLVLGEAARFVICPSLTIQRQLSTRYVKSLHAPSPRSPLDVDVWRSPLVRHHRMDLFERDRRWNPRRLSSAAEARGALCDGRELMVLAGHGRPLPGAGHYLELDENEWLLPADLLGRRPPRRLALIACWGSAYPGRVPSDPISIATLALAGGSDEVLATVGELGDSTLAGRYAEMVLHALPENSMATAVHRSTRRLLAGRGVRSRPVHDWAPLLPIGTHQQPGGQR, from the coding sequence ATGCACCCCGTCCCTGAAGGGACCAGGCACCCTGCCCGACAAGGAAGGTGGAACCACTCCGCCGAACTCGCCCTGGAGCAGTTCCAGGAGGCGGCGGGGATCGCCACCGCCCTCGACGACCCCGTGTACCGGGGGAACGCGCTGCTCGGTGCCGCCGAATGTGCGCAGTGGCTCGACGAACGGGCCCGGGCGGAACAGCACGGCAAGGAAGCCTACGCCGCGTTCTCCGCGGTCCGATCCGCCCTGGGCCAGGGGAACGCGGCACAGCGGCTGGCCGGCTGGATGCACCGGTGGGGACGGCACGCCGAGGCCTGGGAGTGGCTCGCCCCCGCGTTGACGGCCTTCCAGCAGGACGGCAACCCGACCGGCCTGGTCAACGTGTACTCCTTACGCGGCGACCTGTACCTGGACGACCAGCGGTTCGACGAGGCGGCGGAAAAGTACGACAAGGCCCTGGAACTCGCCACGTCCGCGGGTCTGCCGCGTGCGCGGGCGCACGCCGCACAGGACCTGGCCAGAACCGCACGAGGCCGGGGAAACTGGCCGGAGGCCGTGGAACTGTTCACCCGGTCCCTGGAGCGGTACCGCGAACTCGGCGATCTTCTGGGCGTGTCCCACGCCATGAGCAAACTCGCGGAGGCGCAGGAAGAATGCGGCTCGGTGGAGGACGCGTTGCGGACCTGGCGCGAGGCGGTCGTGGAGGTCGAGTCCTACCGCGCCGACCACCAGGAGGAGCGCTTCCAGGAGGAGTACCGGCGACGCTTCCGGGACGTGTATGGGGAATCCCTGTCGGCGGCGGAGAAACACCACTCGCCGGAGACCTTCGCCGTGGTGGCCGACTTCCTGGCCGGTCGCCGGCTGGCGGGCCTGCTGGAGGCGAACAGCAGCGCCATGGCCGGCGACGAACTGGACCAGCTCCAGGACCTGTTGGCCAGGGCGGACCGCAGGCTGCTCGCGCACCGGAGAAGCACTCGCTCCGACGAGGACCGCTTCGGCGACGAGCGCCGGGAGAGCAGGATCCGCCGCCTGGGCGCATTCGAGTTCCGGCAGGGGGCCGAGCCCCGGGCGGGCAAGTCCCTGGACGATCTGCTGGCGGCCGTCTACCTCCCCCCGGCCGACGAGGGCGGCGCGCTCCTGGAGGCACTGCCCCACGGGTGCCATGCGCTCCAGATCCTCCTCGACCCCGTCGACGGGGATCTGGTGCGCTGGTCGTGGAGCGCCCCGGGCGGCCGCTCCTCCATGGGCAGTTCTCGGCTGACACCGACCGCCCTGGACCTGCTGTCCGTCCTCAGGTCCGGAGACCGGGCCGCGGAACGTCTGGCGCTGACGGTCGACGATCTGCGGCCGCTGTCCGCACTGCTCCCACCCCGTCTGATCACGGCACTCGCGGCTTCGGGCCCACAGGATCTGCTGATCGTCCCGACCGGTGAACTGTGGGCGGTGCCGTGGGGCGCGCTTCCGCTGGAGGACGGCCTCGTCCTGGGGGAGGCCGCACGCTTCGTGATCTGCCCCTCGCTGACCATTCAGCGGCAACTGTCCACACGGTACGTCAAGTCACTCCACGCGCCGTCGCCTCGATCGCCTCTGGATGTCGACGTGTGGCGCAGCCCGCTCGTGCGGCATCATCGAATGGACCTGTTCGAGCGGGACCGCCGATGGAATCCCCGCCGGCTGTCCTCGGCCGCCGAGGCCCGCGGCGCCCTCTGCGACGGGCGGGAACTGATGGTGCTGGCCGGGCACGGCCGGCCGCTCCCCGGAGCGGGCCACTATCTCGAACTCGACGAGAACGAGTGGCTTTTACCCGCAGACCTTCTGGGCCGGCGCCCTCCCCGGCGGCTCGCGCTGATCGCCTGCTGGGGAAGTGCCTACCCCGGCCGCGTGCCCAGCGACCCGATCAGCATCGCCACGCTCGCGCTGGCGGGAGGCTCCGACGAAGTACTGGCCACGGTCGGAGAGCTCGGAGACTCCACCTTGGCCGGCCGGTATGCGGAGATGGTGCTGCACGCCCTGCCGGAGAACAGCATGGCGACGGCGGTGCACCGGTCCACTCGTCGGCTCCTGGCCGGACGAGGCGTCCGGTCACGTCCCGTTCACGACTGGGCCCCTCTCCTTCCCATCGGCACGCATCAGCAGCCCGGAGGTCAGCGGTGA
- a CDS encoding DUF397 domain-containing protein: MSTTELAWFKSSYSGGGGGNCVEVAVCTEAVLVRDSKATQRQSLAVSRDAWSAFTTLATDSRV; this comes from the coding sequence ATGAGCACCACCGAACTTGCTTGGTTCAAGAGCAGTTACAGCGGCGGTGGCGGTGGCAACTGCGTAGAGGTCGCTGTATGCACGGAGGCCGTTCTTGTACGAGACTCGAAGGCCACCCAGAGGCAGTCCCTGGCTGTCTCTCGGGATGCCTGGTCGGCGTTCACGACACTGGCGACCGACTCGCGCGTCTGA
- a CDS encoding DUF6223 family protein, with the protein MNSPEALATSIQLVTAAEDYGIQGRGPSIVADLVALASVAIGALALARAKERIGTGGGRTGALVAMTVGLTGIVLAGVALAIADGGPGTGNGVVGSVFALAIGLIGVVLGGPGSGPLPPHRPTG; encoded by the coding sequence ATGAACTCACCGGAAGCCCTGGCGACATCGATCCAACTGGTGACAGCCGCCGAGGATTACGGCATCCAAGGGCGAGGTCCGTCCATCGTGGCTGACTTGGTGGCGCTGGCCAGTGTGGCCATCGGCGCGCTGGCGCTGGCCCGCGCCAAAGAACGTATCGGCACCGGTGGCGGGCGAACCGGTGCCCTCGTGGCCATGACGGTCGGGCTGACCGGCATTGTCCTCGCCGGGGTGGCGCTGGCCATCGCCGACGGTGGTCCCGGCACCGGCAACGGGGTGGTCGGATCCGTCTTTGCCCTCGCGATAGGGCTGATCGGCGTAGTCCTCGGGGGGCCTGGCTCGGGCCCGCTCCCGCCGCACCGACCTACCGGCTGA
- a CDS encoding TIGR02678 family protein, whose amino-acid sequence MSGPLAEILDGQRRADLQKAARALLKEPLLTADGPHSDEFRLVRRHTAELREWFERNVGWTLRTDADAARLRKTPGTLTDPTHPAREAARSALPFTRRRYVLLCLTLAVLERGESQVALGRLAEQVVLAAADPELVAAGITFTLERREERLDLAAVVRLLLRLGVLRRVAGDEDAYVSGSGDVLYDVRRRVLAGMPASLRGPSMVEAEDFEERLVEMTAQTALDSDELRFRAIRWKLTRVLLDDPVLYYDDLADDELAYLTRQRGFITARINELTGLVAEVRAEGIAMVDPLDDLTDVRMPEQGTHGHITLLLAGYLARAGRPVEPAELAFRIRELAAEHGGFWSKSAREPGAEPQLVEQALTKLVALGLAERTERGVVPRPALARYAVGEPVIKERGPARHHPAPPPHPTMTDVVQDEVKDER is encoded by the coding sequence ATGAGCGGCCCCCTCGCCGAGATCCTGGACGGCCAGCGCCGGGCCGACCTGCAGAAGGCCGCGCGCGCCCTGCTGAAGGAGCCGCTGCTCACGGCCGACGGACCGCACTCCGACGAGTTCCGGCTGGTGCGCCGGCACACCGCCGAACTGCGGGAGTGGTTCGAGCGCAACGTCGGCTGGACGCTGCGCACGGACGCCGACGCCGCGCGGCTGCGCAAGACACCGGGCACCCTCACCGATCCCACGCACCCGGCGCGCGAGGCCGCCCGCAGCGCCCTGCCCTTCACCCGGCGTCGCTACGTCCTGCTCTGCCTGACACTGGCCGTGCTGGAGCGGGGTGAGTCGCAGGTGGCCCTCGGACGCCTCGCCGAACAGGTCGTCCTGGCCGCCGCCGATCCCGAACTCGTCGCCGCCGGTATCACGTTCACCCTGGAACGGCGCGAGGAGCGCCTCGATCTCGCGGCCGTCGTGCGCCTGCTGCTGCGGCTCGGGGTGCTGCGCCGGGTGGCCGGCGACGAGGACGCCTACGTCAGCGGATCGGGCGACGTGCTGTACGACGTGCGGCGACGGGTGCTGGCCGGAATGCCGGCGTCCCTGCGGGGCCCCTCCATGGTCGAGGCCGAGGACTTCGAGGAGCGCCTGGTGGAGATGACCGCGCAGACCGCCCTCGACAGCGACGAGCTCAGGTTCCGCGCGATCCGCTGGAAGCTGACCCGTGTCCTTCTCGACGACCCGGTGCTCTACTACGACGACCTCGCCGACGACGAACTGGCCTACCTCACCCGGCAGCGCGGCTTCATCACCGCACGCATCAACGAACTGACGGGACTGGTCGCGGAGGTCCGCGCCGAAGGCATCGCCATGGTCGACCCCTTGGACGACCTCACGGACGTACGCATGCCGGAACAGGGCACCCACGGCCACATCACCCTGCTGCTGGCCGGTTACCTGGCGCGGGCGGGCAGGCCTGTCGAACCGGCGGAGCTGGCGTTCCGCATACGGGAACTGGCCGCGGAACACGGCGGATTCTGGTCCAAGTCGGCGAGGGAGCCGGGAGCGGAGCCCCAACTCGTCGAGCAGGCGCTGACGAAGCTGGTCGCGCTGGGACTCGCCGAGCGAACGGAACGGGGCGTCGTGCCCCGCCCGGCACTCGCGCGGTACGCGGTCGGCGAGCCCGTGATCAAGGAACGGGGGCCTGCCCGTCACCACCCCGCCCCGCCCCCGCACCCGACCATGACAGACGTCGTGCAGGACGAAGTGAAGGACGAAAGGTGA
- a CDS encoding sensor histidine kinase — MDKGRFRVPTGVRDWTIALGVAALLLGTGLSGEPPDADPDVLGYALLAVGGLALAARRRAPLTVLAVTGLCAVGYQAAGFDVLAVSYLVAVYGAVRAGHRALTVAVSVTMLVVLHLTALLFHDGPAGEALAQARHVLEAAWLIAAFAAGEALRQAERRADEAERTREETARRRADEERLHIARELHDSLTHQISIIKVQAEVAVHVARRRGEQVPEALLAIQKAGREATRELRATLEALRDDDTTPPRGLDHIPELVEQASTAGLEATLTIDGQRPDLPAAVGRAAYRIVQESLTNIARHASAATASVLIDYRTDSLVVQVDDDGKATPDTVPTPGLGLLGMRERVTALGGRLRAQPRGEHGFTVQAELPVDHTS; from the coding sequence ATGGACAAAGGACGGTTTCGCGTCCCGACCGGTGTCAGGGACTGGACGATCGCCCTCGGCGTGGCGGCCCTGCTGCTGGGCACCGGGCTTTCCGGGGAGCCCCCCGACGCGGACCCCGACGTGCTCGGCTACGCACTGCTGGCAGTCGGCGGCCTCGCGCTGGCCGCGCGTCGCCGCGCTCCGCTGACCGTCCTGGCCGTCACCGGGCTGTGCGCGGTGGGTTACCAGGCGGCCGGTTTCGACGTGCTCGCCGTCTCGTACCTGGTTGCGGTGTACGGCGCGGTGCGGGCCGGGCACCGCGCTCTCACGGTGGCGGTGTCCGTGACCATGCTCGTTGTTCTTCACCTCACCGCGCTGCTCTTCCACGATGGCCCGGCGGGCGAGGCGTTGGCGCAGGCCCGACACGTCCTCGAGGCTGCTTGGTTGATCGCCGCGTTCGCCGCGGGGGAGGCGCTGCGCCAGGCCGAGCGGCGGGCGGACGAAGCCGAACGCACCCGGGAGGAGACCGCGCGGCGCCGCGCGGATGAGGAACGGCTGCACATCGCCCGGGAACTGCACGATTCGCTCACCCACCAGATCTCGATCATCAAGGTGCAGGCGGAAGTCGCCGTCCACGTGGCCCGCAGGCGGGGTGAACAGGTACCTGAGGCCCTGCTGGCAATCCAGAAGGCCGGACGCGAGGCGACCCGGGAACTGCGCGCCACCCTGGAGGCGCTGCGCGATGACGACACCACCCCGCCCCGCGGGCTCGATCACATCCCGGAGTTGGTGGAACAGGCAAGCACGGCCGGTCTTGAAGCGACGCTGACGATCGACGGACAGCGGCCCGACCTGCCGGCCGCGGTGGGCCGGGCCGCCTACCGGATCGTTCAGGAGTCGCTGACCAACATCGCCCGGCACGCCTCCGCCGCGACCGCGTCGGTCCTCATCGACTACCGGACCGACTCACTCGTCGTCCAGGTCGATGACGACGGCAAGGCCACGCCGGACACGGTGCCGACGCCCGGCCTGGGGCTGCTCGGCATGCGTGAACGCGTCACCGCCCTCGGCGGCCGGCTGCGCGCTCAGCCGCGCGGCGAGCACGGCTTCACCGTCCAGGCCGAACTCCCCGTGGACCACACCTCATGA
- a CDS encoding RNA-guided endonuclease InsQ/TnpB family protein produces the protein MSRFRMYPTTAQAERMLLHCAHARYVWNLAVEQHAYWKPGRRSAPGFAEQCRQLTEARRDNDWLRAGNADVQQQALQDFAKAKNARFASGFGEPTWRRKHRHEGFRVIGTDRVPESHPDGTPKLNARGRQVMGRSVVVRRLNRRWARVKVPGCGWVRFRLTRTGLPVAKTFRVTFRNQQWHIAFAVIPDPVEAPSMDGIVGIDRGVTITAALSDGQKLNCPQLTTRERARVRKHQRRAARAPRGSEAKAAEHAKVARLKAREADRRRDWCEKTSTMLARTYRLIRFEKLNITTMTRSAKGTLAQPGRWVWQKAGLNRAILAQGWGLLRRRTGEKAPGRVEDVPAPYTSLRCSACGWIAKDSRKSQAEFVCVSCGFACNADENAAVNVAAGQGGIPRPRRAAGAGGVTVATGRSSAREPRPTRVGIPFF, from the coding sequence ATGTCACGTTTCCGGATGTACCCGACTACCGCGCAGGCGGAGCGGATGCTGCTGCACTGCGCGCACGCCCGGTACGTGTGGAACCTGGCCGTCGAGCAGCACGCGTACTGGAAACCGGGGCGCAGGTCCGCTCCCGGGTTCGCCGAGCAGTGCCGTCAGCTCACCGAGGCCCGGCGGGACAACGACTGGCTGCGGGCCGGGAACGCGGATGTGCAGCAGCAGGCCCTGCAGGACTTCGCCAAGGCCAAGAACGCCCGGTTCGCTTCCGGGTTCGGTGAGCCGACCTGGCGCAGAAAACATCGGCATGAGGGCTTCCGTGTGATCGGCACCGACCGCGTGCCGGAGTCCCATCCGGACGGCACCCCGAAGCTGAACGCCAGGGGCAGGCAGGTCATGGGCCGCTCGGTGGTGGTGCGGAGGCTGAACCGGCGCTGGGCGCGGGTGAAGGTGCCCGGCTGCGGCTGGGTCCGCTTCCGCCTCACCCGCACCGGGCTGCCGGTGGCGAAGACCTTCCGGGTCACCTTCCGCAACCAGCAGTGGCACATCGCCTTCGCCGTGATCCCCGATCCCGTCGAGGCGCCCAGCATGGACGGGATCGTCGGGATCGACCGGGGGGTGACGATCACCGCCGCCCTGTCCGACGGGCAGAAGCTGAACTGCCCGCAGCTCACCACCCGGGAGCGGGCCCGGGTCCGCAAGCACCAGCGGAGGGCGGCCCGCGCCCCCAGGGGCAGCGAGGCCAAGGCTGCCGAGCACGCGAAGGTGGCCAGGCTCAAGGCCCGGGAGGCGGACCGGCGCAGGGACTGGTGCGAGAAGACCTCCACCATGCTCGCCCGCACCTACCGTCTGATCCGGTTCGAGAAGCTGAACATCACGACCATGACCCGCTCGGCGAAGGGAACCCTCGCACAGCCCGGCAGGTGGGTGTGGCAGAAGGCCGGGCTGAACCGGGCGATCCTCGCCCAGGGCTGGGGCCTGCTGCGCCGTCGGACCGGGGAGAAGGCGCCGGGCCGGGTGGAGGATGTTCCCGCCCCGTACACCTCGTTGCGGTGCAGTGCCTGTGGATGGATCGCGAAGGACTCGCGCAAGAGCCAAGCCGAGTTCGTCTGTGTGTCCTGCGGGTTCGCCTGCAACGCGGATGAGAACGCAGCGGTCAACGTCGCGGCAGGACAGGGCGGGATCCCCCGCCCCCGGCGTGCAGCCGGTGCCGGAGGGGTGACAGTGGCCACCGGCCGCTCGAGCGCCCGTGAACCTCGACCCACCCGGGTTGGAATCCCTTTCTTTTAA
- a CDS encoding helix-turn-helix domain-containing protein yields the protein MATDNGGGAGGGAGQGGGGGGGCEPELSDSLKTFGAVLKALREEARLTQEQFAPLVRYSAAYIAKIEQGKRFPPRDLLDRSEEVLGAVAGRVLGAAARSLTRKAGLASWFRQWAGIEEEAVSLYAYECAVVPGLLQPEPYIRALFERRLPPLSEEQFEQQVTARLERQRLLTERPNSTFSFVVEQALLDRRLAGSEVTYVLLSNLLDAGCLRNVEIQVMPRTQEDHSGFEGPLYLAETGENRWVGYVEAHDCSMLVTDTKAASAMLQRYGKMRSQALSHQATASLLEQMRGAL from the coding sequence ATGGCGACGGACAACGGCGGCGGGGCGGGCGGAGGCGCAGGGCAGGGCGGGGGCGGAGGCGGTGGCTGCGAGCCGGAGCTCTCGGACAGTCTGAAGACCTTCGGCGCGGTCCTCAAGGCCTTGCGGGAAGAAGCCCGCCTGACGCAGGAGCAGTTCGCGCCGCTGGTGCGGTACTCGGCCGCCTACATCGCCAAGATCGAACAGGGCAAGCGGTTCCCGCCACGGGACCTGTTGGACAGGTCAGAGGAGGTGCTGGGGGCGGTCGCGGGGCGGGTACTGGGCGCAGCGGCGAGGAGTCTGACCCGGAAGGCGGGACTGGCGTCCTGGTTCCGGCAGTGGGCGGGGATCGAGGAGGAGGCGGTCTCGCTGTATGCGTACGAGTGCGCGGTGGTTCCGGGGCTGCTTCAACCCGAGCCGTACATTCGCGCCCTCTTCGAACGGCGCCTTCCTCCCCTGTCGGAGGAGCAGTTCGAGCAGCAGGTCACGGCTCGACTCGAACGCCAGCGCCTCCTGACCGAGCGGCCAAACAGTACGTTCAGCTTCGTTGTCGAACAAGCGCTACTGGACCGCCGTCTGGCGGGTTCCGAGGTCACGTACGTACTCCTCAGCAACCTCCTGGATGCGGGCTGCCTCCGAAACGTGGAGATTCAAGTCATGCCTCGGACTCAGGAGGATCACTCCGGTTTCGAGGGCCCTCTCTACCTCGCTGAGACGGGGGAGAACCGGTGGGTGGGTTATGTAGAGGCGCATGACTGCAGCATGCTCGTCACCGACACAAAAGCTGCAAGCGCCATGCTTCAGCGCTATGGCAAGATGCGCTCGCAGGCTCTGAGTCATCAAGCCACTGCGAGCCTGCTGGAGCAGATGCGAGGAGCGCTATGA
- a CDS encoding ATP-binding protein, whose amino-acid sequence MSAPRTQSPTPSCTFTQRFSATRRGARLARLLAAHQLTEWGHPHGSEAHDTAVLVVAELASNAVLHGRVPGRDFGLSLSVDDSRGIVRIEVTDTHPAHPAQPARPAPGPDEDGGRGLLLVDALAADWGVSDRLGPGKTVWAECALPRVVQPGC is encoded by the coding sequence ATGTCAGCTCCACGCACCCAAAGCCCCACCCCGTCCTGTACGTTCACGCAGCGCTTCTCCGCCACCCGGCGCGGTGCGCGTCTCGCCCGGCTGCTCGCCGCGCACCAGCTCACCGAGTGGGGCCACCCGCACGGCAGCGAGGCGCACGACACGGCCGTCCTCGTCGTCGCCGAACTCGCTTCCAACGCCGTCCTGCACGGCCGCGTCCCGGGACGGGACTTCGGTCTTTCCCTGTCCGTGGACGACAGCCGGGGCATCGTCCGGATCGAGGTGACCGACACCCATCCCGCCCACCCCGCCCAGCCGGCGCGGCCGGCTCCCGGTCCGGACGAGGATGGGGGCCGCGGCCTGCTCCTGGTCGACGCGCTCGCCGCCGACTGGGGCGTCAGCGACCGCCTCGGCCCCGGCAAAACGGTCTGGGCCGAGTGCGCCCTGCCTCGGGTTGTACAGCCCGGGTGTTGA
- a CDS encoding response regulator transcription factor, whose protein sequence is MIRVLLVDDQPLIRSGFRALLDLEDDIEVVAEAADGAEGLALTKQHLPDIVLIDIQMPVVDGIEATRRIAADPALAQVHVVILTNYGMDEYVLDALRAGAAGFLVKDIVPDDLVHAVRVAARGDALLAPSITRKLINRYVTQSLPTVASTGLDELTGREREAVALVAQGLSNDQIADRMVISPLTAKTHINRAMTKLHARDRAQLVVLAYESGLVTPRNS, encoded by the coding sequence ATGATCCGTGTCCTGCTCGTCGACGACCAGCCGCTCATTCGCAGCGGATTCCGTGCACTCCTCGACCTCGAAGACGACATCGAGGTGGTGGCCGAGGCCGCCGACGGCGCGGAGGGCCTGGCGCTCACCAAGCAGCACCTGCCCGACATCGTGCTGATCGACATCCAGATGCCGGTCGTCGACGGCATCGAGGCCACCCGGCGCATCGCCGCGGACCCGGCCCTGGCCCAGGTGCACGTCGTCATCCTCACCAACTACGGCATGGACGAGTACGTCCTCGACGCACTGCGCGCCGGCGCCGCCGGATTCCTCGTCAAGGACATCGTGCCGGACGACCTTGTGCACGCCGTACGCGTCGCCGCACGCGGCGACGCGCTGCTCGCCCCGTCCATCACCCGCAAGCTGATCAACCGGTACGTCACCCAGTCCCTCCCCACCGTCGCCAGCACCGGGCTGGACGAGCTGACCGGCCGCGAGCGCGAGGCCGTCGCCCTGGTCGCGCAGGGCCTGTCCAACGACCAGATCGCCGACCGCATGGTGATCAGCCCGCTGACCGCGAAGACCCACATCAACCGGGCCATGACCAAACTCCACGCCCGCGACCGCGCCCAACTCGTCGTACTCGCTTATGAATCCGGCTTGGTGACTCCGCGCAACTCCTGA